Proteins encoded by one window of Halorussus salinus:
- the pepF gene encoding oligoendopeptidase F has protein sequence MSSVPERSEIESKYKWDLESIYASDDEWEAAYEEVEDRIDDLSAYEGRATEDGETLLAVLELREEVYRTLEQVVNYARMRKDENTADQHYQALTSRGMSLASRVDSASSFLEPEIQDVDRDELDRMIEETDGLELYDHYLYDVLRTAEHTRSAEVENVLAELGEVTGASGEIYNMLMDSDMEFPTVENPDGDSVEITQSNLTKLLKNPDREFRQTVYESFYDEIGEYHNTIGTTLKNSVKSDVQLARIRDYETAREAAMDGPNVPVEVYDNLVDTVRDNLDKLHRHAELKRESLGVDELRMWDLYMPMTETETPDVEYEQAREYVVEALGALGDDYQNRVKEGFESRWVDVYETENKRSGAYSGGTYDTQPFILMNYQDDISSMFTLAHELGHSLHSQLTSENQPYVYGDYEIFVAEVASTVNEALLTNHLLDTVEDPTFRRHVLNEYLERFRSTLYRQTMFAAFEHEAHQLVEDDEALTPGKADEIYGDLKEEFYEPAVVDDRIAREWARIPHFYRAYYVYQYSTGISAAVALADGILNDGDEAADRYLDFLKGGSREYPLELLETAGVDMSSPEPIQRALDVYDDHLDEMESLI, from the coding sequence ATGAGTTCGGTTCCCGAGCGGTCGGAGATAGAGTCGAAGTACAAGTGGGATTTGGAGAGCATCTACGCGAGCGACGACGAGTGGGAGGCGGCCTACGAGGAGGTCGAGGACCGTATCGACGACCTGTCGGCCTACGAGGGCCGGGCCACCGAGGACGGCGAGACCCTGCTCGCGGTCCTCGAACTCCGCGAGGAGGTGTACCGGACCCTCGAACAGGTCGTCAACTACGCCCGGATGCGGAAGGACGAGAACACCGCCGACCAGCACTATCAGGCGCTCACCTCGCGCGGGATGTCGCTGGCCTCGCGGGTAGACAGCGCGAGTAGCTTCCTCGAACCCGAGATTCAGGACGTGGACCGCGACGAACTCGACCGGATGATCGAGGAGACCGACGGACTGGAGCTGTACGACCACTACCTCTACGACGTGCTTCGGACCGCCGAACACACCCGGTCGGCGGAAGTCGAGAACGTGCTGGCGGAACTGGGCGAGGTCACGGGTGCCTCCGGCGAGATATACAACATGCTGATGGACTCGGACATGGAGTTCCCGACCGTCGAGAACCCCGACGGCGACTCCGTGGAGATAACCCAGAGCAACCTCACGAAGCTCCTGAAGAACCCCGACCGCGAGTTCCGCCAGACGGTCTACGAGAGCTTCTACGACGAGATCGGCGAGTACCACAACACCATCGGCACCACGCTCAAGAACAGCGTGAAGTCCGACGTGCAACTCGCGCGAATCCGCGACTACGAGACCGCCCGCGAGGCCGCGATGGACGGCCCCAACGTCCCCGTCGAGGTGTACGACAACCTCGTGGACACGGTGCGGGACAACCTCGACAAGCTCCACCGCCACGCCGAACTCAAGCGCGAGAGCCTCGGCGTGGACGAACTTCGGATGTGGGACCTCTACATGCCCATGACCGAGACCGAGACCCCCGACGTGGAGTACGAGCAGGCCCGCGAGTACGTCGTGGAGGCGCTGGGCGCGCTCGGCGACGATTACCAGAACCGAGTGAAGGAGGGCTTCGAGTCCCGCTGGGTGGACGTGTACGAGACCGAGAACAAGCGTTCGGGCGCGTACAGCGGCGGCACCTACGACACCCAGCCGTTCATCCTGATGAACTATCAGGACGACATCTCGTCGATGTTCACGCTGGCCCACGAACTCGGTCACTCGCTCCACAGCCAACTCACCAGCGAGAACCAGCCCTACGTCTACGGCGACTACGAAATCTTCGTGGCGGAAGTCGCCAGCACGGTCAACGAGGCGCTGTTGACCAACCACCTGCTCGACACCGTGGAGGACCCGACCTTCCGACGACACGTCCTCAACGAGTATCTGGAGCGGTTCCGCTCGACGCTCTACCGTCAGACGATGTTCGCGGCCTTCGAACACGAGGCCCACCAGTTGGTCGAAGACGACGAGGCGCTGACGCCGGGCAAGGCCGACGAAATCTACGGCGACCTGAAAGAGGAGTTCTACGAACCGGCGGTCGTGGACGACCGCATCGCCCGTGAGTGGGCGCGGATTCCCCACTTCTACCGGGCGTACTACGTCTACCAGTACAGCACCGGCATCAGCGCCGCGGTCGCGCTCGCCGACGGAATTCTGAACGACGGCGACGAGGCCGCCGACCGCTACCTCGACTTCCTCAAGGGCGGGTCGCGGGAGTACCCGCTCGAACTGCTCGAAACCGCGGGCGTTGACATGTCCTCGCCCGAACCCATCCAGCGCGCCCTCGACGTGTACGACGACCACTTAGACGAGATGGAATCGCTCATCTGA
- a CDS encoding methyl-accepting chemotaxis protein produces the protein MNGSLLARYESALWWSMDRLGVTESVERKVLAAVGIQFGISLAQAVLPFLVSGVARIGLTAALLVASVVAFANTVLIARRDITKPIEALDRAADAIADGDLDAPIPDAEQDDEIGHLVGSFADMRAYLRVVAEQAAALSRQEFDDPVMDEEVPGEFGASLDRMAESLRRYTADLEATTDELEATTADLERRSENLKRLVTAFGDAAEEAKAGDLTATIDGEVAEEDLHEEVAANYNALLSTLADAIGELAAFADEVATASEEADAEVREVSEASDEVASAVGEISEGAARQTDRLNEAAAEMNTLSATVEEIAASADEVAKTAGTATDRARSGREAAREAAAELDKVEDGIDRTAEAVEELVADIAEIDEVVSFIDQVATETNLLALNASVEAARAGERGDGFGVVADEVKNLAEETGEAADEITGRIERIQTDSEETLADVRETREQVTHSVETVEDALGDFEDIAEVVGEVDASVKEISDATDQQAESAEDVVAMVEEVAAISEETTAESETAAAATEQQASSLSGVSEQLASLASKADELDALLGEFRLPESARREQAGQSERTGRAGRRADGRPTGAD, from the coding sequence ATGAACGGGTCGCTCCTCGCTCGCTACGAGTCGGCGCTGTGGTGGTCGATGGACCGCCTCGGCGTCACCGAATCGGTCGAACGCAAAGTGTTAGCCGCAGTCGGCATCCAATTCGGCATCTCGCTCGCACAGGCCGTCCTGCCGTTTCTGGTCTCGGGCGTCGCCAGAATCGGTCTCACCGCCGCGCTCTTGGTCGCGTCGGTCGTCGCGTTCGCCAACACCGTCCTCATCGCGCGCCGGGACATCACGAAACCCATCGAGGCGCTGGACCGGGCGGCCGACGCCATCGCCGACGGCGACCTCGACGCGCCGATTCCCGACGCCGAGCAGGATGACGAAATCGGACACCTCGTCGGTTCGTTCGCCGACATGCGCGCGTACCTCCGGGTCGTCGCCGAACAGGCCGCCGCGCTCTCCCGACAGGAGTTCGACGACCCCGTGATGGACGAGGAGGTCCCCGGCGAGTTCGGGGCCTCGCTGGACCGGATGGCCGAGAGCCTGCGCCGGTACACCGCCGACCTCGAAGCGACGACCGACGAGTTGGAGGCGACGACCGCCGACCTCGAACGCCGCTCCGAGAACCTGAAGCGACTCGTGACGGCGTTCGGCGACGCCGCCGAGGAGGCCAAGGCTGGCGACCTGACCGCCACCATCGACGGCGAGGTCGCCGAGGAAGACCTCCACGAGGAGGTCGCGGCGAACTACAACGCCCTCCTCTCGACGCTCGCGGACGCAATCGGCGAACTCGCCGCCTTCGCCGACGAGGTGGCGACAGCGAGCGAGGAGGCCGACGCCGAGGTCCGGGAGGTCAGCGAGGCCAGCGACGAGGTGGCCTCGGCGGTCGGCGAGATTTCGGAGGGCGCGGCCCGCCAGACCGACCGCCTCAACGAGGCCGCCGCGGAGATGAATACCCTCTCGGCGACCGTCGAGGAGATAGCCGCGTCGGCCGACGAGGTGGCCAAGACCGCGGGGACCGCGACCGACCGCGCGCGCTCGGGCCGGGAGGCCGCCCGCGAGGCCGCCGCGGAACTCGACAAGGTGGAGGACGGCATCGACCGGACCGCCGAGGCGGTCGAGGAGTTGGTCGCCGACATCGCCGAGATAGACGAAGTGGTCTCGTTCATCGACCAAGTGGCGACCGAGACGAACCTGCTGGCGCTCAACGCCAGCGTCGAGGCGGCCCGCGCGGGCGAGCGCGGCGACGGGTTCGGCGTGGTCGCAGACGAGGTGAAGAACCTCGCGGAGGAGACCGGCGAGGCGGCCGACGAGATTACCGGTCGCATCGAGCGCATCCAGACCGATTCCGAGGAGACGCTGGCCGACGTGCGCGAGACCCGCGAGCAGGTCACGCACAGCGTCGAGACCGTCGAGGACGCGCTCGGGGACTTCGAGGACATCGCCGAGGTCGTCGGCGAGGTGGACGCCAGCGTCAAGGAAATCAGCGACGCGACCGACCAGCAGGCCGAGTCCGCCGAGGACGTGGTGGCGATGGTCGAGGAGGTCGCGGCCATCAGCGAGGAGACGACCGCCGAGTCCGAGACCGCGGCCGCCGCGACCGAACAGCAGGCCTCCTCGCTGTCGGGCGTCTCCGAGCAGTTGGCGTCGCTGGCGTCGAAGGCCGACGAACTCGACGCGCTACTGGGCGAGTTCAGGCTTCCCGAGTCCGCCCGTCGAGAGCAGGCGGGGCAGTCCGAGCGGACGGGGCGAGCGGGGCGTCGAGCGGACGGGCGGCCCACCGGGGCGGACTGA
- the pan2 gene encoding proteasome-activating nucleotidase Pan2 codes for MSRSPPLPDQPTLELDPEMTDRERLAALREHFTDIVDVNATLEERLDDARERRADLRDEVDRLERENETLKTTSLYVATAEELTDDGIVIKQHGNNQEVLTEVSPKLREQIESGDRVAVNDSFTVQTVLEAEKDARAQAMEVDESPEVTYDQIGGLEEQTREVREAVEQPLENPEQFETVGIEPPSGVLLHGPPGTGKTMLAKAVANQTDATFIKMAGSELVQKFIGEGAKLVRDLFELASQREPAIVFIDEIDAVASKRTDSKTSGDAEVQRTMMQLLSEMDGFEERGEIRIMAATNRFDMLDRAILRPGRFDRLIEVPDPDEEARRKILDIHTRDMGVADDVDFEKLANETEGKSGADIESLTTEAGMFAIRDERTEVRQSDFEDALEKMDEDDEDTGIVTKGSLPSYAY; via the coding sequence ATGTCGCGTAGCCCACCTCTCCCCGACCAACCGACACTCGAACTCGACCCCGAAATGACAGACAGGGAGCGGCTGGCGGCGCTCCGCGAACACTTCACGGATATCGTGGACGTGAACGCCACGCTCGAAGAGCGACTCGACGACGCCCGCGAGCGCCGCGCGGACCTCCGCGACGAAGTCGATAGGCTCGAACGCGAGAACGAGACGCTGAAGACGACCTCGCTGTACGTCGCCACCGCCGAGGAGTTGACCGACGACGGTATCGTCATCAAGCAACACGGCAACAACCAAGAGGTGCTGACGGAAGTCTCGCCCAAGCTCCGCGAGCAGATAGAGTCGGGCGACCGCGTGGCGGTCAACGACTCCTTCACCGTCCAGACCGTGCTGGAAGCCGAGAAGGACGCCCGCGCACAGGCGATGGAGGTAGACGAGTCGCCGGAGGTCACCTACGACCAGATCGGCGGTCTCGAAGAGCAGACCCGCGAGGTCCGCGAGGCCGTCGAGCAACCCCTCGAAAACCCCGAACAGTTCGAGACGGTGGGCATCGAACCGCCGAGCGGCGTCCTCCTGCACGGCCCGCCCGGCACGGGCAAGACGATGCTGGCGAAGGCGGTCGCCAACCAGACCGACGCCACCTTCATCAAGATGGCCGGGTCGGAACTCGTCCAGAAGTTCATCGGCGAGGGCGCGAAGCTGGTCCGGGACCTCTTCGAGTTGGCCAGCCAGCGCGAGCCAGCCATCGTCTTCATTGACGAGATAGACGCCGTGGCCTCCAAGCGCACCGACTCCAAAACGTCGGGCGACGCCGAGGTCCAGCGCACGATGATGCAACTGCTCAGCGAGATGGACGGCTTCGAGGAGCGCGGCGAGATTCGCATCATGGCCGCGACCAACCGCTTCGACATGCTCGACCGCGCCATCCTCCGGCCGGGTCGGTTCGACCGCCTCATCGAGGTGCCCGACCCCGACGAGGAGGCCCGGCGCAAGATTCTGGACATCCACACCCGAGACATGGGCGTCGCCGACGACGTGGACTTCGAGAAACTCGCGAACGAGACCGAAGGCAAGAGCGGCGCGGACATCGAGAGCCTGACCACCGAGGCGGGCATGTTCGCCATCCGCGACGAGCGCACCGAGGTCCGCCAGTCGGACTTCGAGGACGCCTTGGAGAAGATGGACGAGGACGACGAGGACACCGGCATCGTCACCAAGGGGTCGCTTCCGAGCTACGCCTACTGA
- a CDS encoding DUF5808 domain-containing protein: protein MADKPSTGELFGVPYNFERPSIGRMLSSYWKPDEGMLVEKPFGIGYTLNLANWRSWIVLAVAGALLWHERKGQQEKMTAEEGPVEVVVDDD, encoded by the coding sequence ATGGCAGACAAACCGAGTACCGGCGAACTCTTCGGCGTGCCGTACAACTTCGAGCGACCGAGCATCGGCCGGATGCTCTCGTCGTACTGGAAGCCCGACGAGGGGATGCTGGTCGAGAAGCCATTCGGCATCGGCTACACGCTCAACCTCGCCAACTGGCGGTCGTGGATCGTGCTGGCCGTCGCGGGCGCGCTCCTCTGGCACGAGCGCAAGGGCCAACAAGAGAAGATGACCGCCGAGGAGGGCCCCGTCGAAGTCGTCGTGGACGACGACTGA
- a CDS encoding enoyl-CoA hydratase/isomerase family protein, whose translation MSVDTSAIRIRDAEEVRVVTLDRPERRNALTPDALDALEAAVSEADQSVVYLRGAGPAFCAGADLDVVADLDRASAEEFAAQGQRVANSIEDAESAVVAGIDGAARGGGVELALAADLRVATPDATFAEPGVKLGLFGAWGGTVRLPRVVGEGEALDLALSGRTVDAEQAHRMGLVSRVTDDPRRVADELAANDPETLRTVKARMRDDAPPEVQERREAEVFGLLVERHADAIADRRES comes from the coding sequence GTGTCAGTTGATACGTCAGCGATTCGAATTCGGGACGCCGAGGAGGTCCGGGTCGTGACCCTCGACCGGCCCGAGCGACGCAACGCGCTCACGCCCGACGCGCTCGACGCGCTCGAAGCCGCCGTGAGCGAGGCCGACCAGTCGGTCGTCTATCTGCGAGGAGCGGGTCCGGCGTTCTGCGCGGGCGCGGACCTCGACGTGGTAGCCGACCTCGACCGGGCGTCGGCCGAGGAGTTCGCCGCGCAGGGTCAGCGCGTTGCAAACTCCATCGAGGACGCCGAGAGCGCAGTCGTCGCGGGCATCGACGGCGCGGCCCGCGGCGGGGGCGTTGAGTTGGCGTTGGCCGCCGACCTCCGGGTGGCCACGCCCGACGCCACCTTCGCGGAACCGGGAGTGAAACTCGGCCTGTTCGGCGCGTGGGGCGGGACGGTCCGCCTGCCCCGCGTCGTCGGCGAGGGCGAGGCGTTGGACCTCGCGCTCTCGGGGCGGACCGTGGACGCCGAGCAAGCCCACCGGATGGGACTGGTCTCGCGCGTGACCGACGACCCCCGACGAGTCGCCGACGAACTGGCCGCCAACGACCCCGAAACCCTTCGGACGGTGAAGGCCCGGATGCGCGACGATGCCCCGCCCGAGGTCCAAGAGCGCCGGGAAGCCGAGGTCTTCGGTCTCCTCGTGGAGCGCCACGCGGACGCCATCGCGGACCGCCGGGAGTCGTGA
- a CDS encoding DUF7114 family protein, with the protein MEAAVRARKAGRQAVRDVSPDPLRERIDALLEESAMVPGVLALASARAVEGAGPTGVAPEASDDEERANGATPSGATSEGVGLGRGDDAGPVGVEERAAGVQLIYEGLRLTRALADDPPWERDLPHTDSNIDILAADVMVARGFSLLARTEAADKAVETVQSFGRDETDEQQGRTVSPRALETDVFELAVVAGTTVFGSTPSDALVAYAGKLAESFDGDSPEPPESVSEEVEEAVADAPNPRQFGPADDPQPSATDP; encoded by the coding sequence ATGGAAGCGGCCGTCCGGGCACGAAAAGCAGGACGACAGGCGGTGCGAGACGTTTCGCCCGACCCTCTCCGCGAACGCATCGACGCCCTCCTCGAGGAGTCGGCGATGGTGCCGGGGGTCTTGGCGCTCGCGTCCGCACGCGCAGTCGAGGGTGCAGGCCCAACGGGCGTCGCCCCGGAGGCGTCGGACGACGAAGAGCGAGCGAACGGCGCGACGCCGTCGGGAGCGACGAGCGAAGGCGTCGGGTTGGGTCGTGGAGACGACGCCGGGCCGGTCGGCGTCGAGGAGCGCGCCGCTGGCGTCCAACTCATCTACGAGGGACTGCGACTCACGCGGGCGCTCGCCGACGACCCGCCGTGGGAGCGCGACCTCCCGCACACCGACAGCAACATCGACATCCTCGCGGCCGACGTGATGGTCGCCCGCGGGTTCTCGCTACTGGCCCGGACGGAGGCCGCCGACAAGGCGGTCGAGACCGTCCAGTCGTTCGGCCGGGACGAGACCGACGAGCAACAGGGCCGGACGGTCTCGCCGCGCGCGCTGGAGACCGACGTGTTCGAACTCGCCGTGGTCGCGGGGACGACCGTATTCGGTTCGACGCCCTCCGACGCGCTGGTCGCCTACGCCGGAAAACTGGCCGAGTCGTTCGACGGCGATAGCCCGGAACCACCCGAGTCCGTCTCCGAGGAGGTCGAGGAGGCCGTCGCCGACGCGCCCAACCCCCGGCAGTTCGGCCCGGCCGACGACCCCCAACCGTCGGCGACCGACCCGTGA
- the nirK gene encoding copper-containing nitrite reductase, producing the protein MPATNRRTVLQGIGLGGAATLAGCSTRSAPKATQTQKAMNKQKQKTTKRVAADPTDIPDPISRDKPKEVDVTLRPEEVTAEVEDGVTFNYMTYNGQVPGPMIRVRKGDTVNLTFENPAENDMPHNVDFHAAAGPGGGAEATMTAPGETANLKFKATYPGAYIYHCAVPNMDMHISAGMFGIILVEPEEGLPEVDHEFYFGQHEIYTDKRPGEKGQHNFDIESMKREEPTYVVMNGEKYACTPNKYGAGKVETGDTARVFFVTGGPNLTSSFHPIGNVWEKLWPEGSLTTRPQTHIQTKQVAPGSTTVATMDFPVPGAFKLVDHSLTRVARKGCMAIVAAEGDEKPEIFDPEPKK; encoded by the coding sequence ATGCCCGCAACCAATCGTCGCACGGTCCTGCAAGGTATCGGCCTCGGTGGCGCGGCCACCCTCGCCGGGTGTTCGACCCGCTCCGCCCCGAAAGCGACCCAGACTCAGAAAGCCATGAACAAACAGAAACAGAAGACCACGAAGCGCGTCGCCGCGGACCCGACAGACATCCCGGACCCGATTAGCCGCGACAAGCCCAAGGAGGTGGACGTGACCCTCCGGCCAGAGGAGGTCACGGCCGAAGTCGAGGACGGCGTCACGTTCAACTACATGACCTACAACGGGCAGGTCCCCGGACCGATGATTCGCGTCCGGAAGGGAGACACCGTGAACCTGACCTTCGAGAACCCGGCCGAGAACGACATGCCCCACAACGTGGACTTCCACGCGGCGGCGGGGCCGGGCGGCGGTGCGGAGGCGACGATGACCGCGCCGGGCGAGACGGCCAACCTCAAGTTCAAGGCGACCTACCCCGGCGCGTACATCTACCACTGCGCCGTCCCGAACATGGACATGCACATCTCCGCGGGCATGTTCGGCATCATCCTCGTCGAACCCGAGGAGGGCCTGCCCGAGGTGGACCACGAGTTCTACTTCGGGCAGCACGAAATCTACACGGACAAGCGCCCCGGCGAGAAGGGCCAGCACAACTTCGACATCGAGTCGATGAAGCGCGAGGAGCCGACCTACGTCGTGATGAACGGCGAGAAGTACGCCTGCACGCCGAACAAGTACGGCGCGGGCAAGGTCGAGACCGGGGATACCGCACGGGTGTTCTTCGTCACCGGCGGGCCGAACCTCACCAGTAGCTTCCACCCCATCGGCAACGTCTGGGAGAAGCTCTGGCCGGAAGGGTCGCTGACCACCCGCCCGCAGACCCACATCCAGACCAAACAGGTCGCGCCGGGTAGCACCACCGTCGCGACGATGGACTTCCCGGTTCCCGGCGCGTTCAAGCTGGTGGACCACTCGCTGACTCGGGTCGCCCGGAAGGGCTGTATGGCCATCGTGGCCGCCGAGGGCGACGAGAAGCCCGAAATCTTCGACCCCGAACCGAAGAAATAG
- a CDS encoding nitric-oxide reductase large subunit, whose amino-acid sequence MRVKRRTLAKILAVVFVLNLAVMGVGAWYSYQEAPPIPKEVEGPNGQTVVTAEQVRDGKTVFQSDGMMNHGSILGNGAYYGEDYTADALDLKVEYMRQYYAREQYGTTDYGGLSESERATVDVAVKSDLTDGDPGGQVEYSAAEMYAHEEVTQVYVERYHEGSHERGVPVDMIDSEAEAERFADFALWTAWISHTDRPGSDHSYTNEWPYQPAAGNDATGASMTWSVVAMVLLVAGAGAGVWLYKSIELDEPETEGVTVPRPDDVDLFPGQAAALRFAVVGAGLFLAQVLLGGLLAHFYIERAGFFGLGEMLGFSILQWLPFSIAKTWHIDLGILWIATLWLGAGLFLPPLLTGHEPRGQGKWINRLLGVLVVVVVGALVGIWLGAKGYFDGMLWWILGNEGLEYLEIGRLWQVGILVGFLSWAALVARGLKPLLDREPKWGLAHMILYAGGSIALLFCAGFLYTPQTNIVVTEFWRWWVVHMWVEGAFEFFIVSLVGVTLVSMNLLEKRSAEKAVMVQALLVMGTGVIGVSHHYWWVGQPDFWVPIGSAFSTLELIPLVFILYEAIGQYRAMSNGGASFPYTLPFMFIVASGVWNFVGAGVLGFFINLPFINYFEHGTYLTVAHAHAAMFGAFGFLALGMVTYMFRIAVPEAKWDGTNLRRAFWAWNVGLALMVGISLLPVGFLQLEVAFTQSYDAARSLSFYEGDLVQLLFWLRMPGDTLVIIGTAIFGYDVVKKLLARGDATPSDEPADVPVGGGSVVESDD is encoded by the coding sequence ATGAGAGTCAAACGTCGCACACTCGCCAAGATACTCGCGGTCGTGTTCGTCCTGAATCTGGCCGTGATGGGCGTCGGCGCGTGGTACTCCTATCAGGAGGCCCCGCCCATCCCGAAGGAGGTCGAGGGACCGAACGGCCAGACGGTCGTGACCGCCGAGCAAGTGCGAGACGGCAAGACGGTGTTCCAGTCGGACGGCATGATGAACCACGGGTCGATACTGGGCAACGGCGCGTACTACGGCGAGGACTACACCGCCGACGCGCTGGACTTGAAAGTCGAGTACATGCGCCAGTACTACGCCCGAGAGCAGTACGGCACGACCGACTACGGCGGCCTCTCTGAGAGCGAGCGGGCCACCGTGGACGTGGCGGTGAAGTCGGACCTGACCGACGGCGACCCCGGCGGGCAGGTCGAGTACTCCGCCGCCGAGATGTACGCCCACGAGGAGGTCACGCAGGTCTACGTCGAGCGCTACCACGAGGGGAGCCACGAGCGGGGCGTCCCCGTGGACATGATAGACAGCGAGGCGGAGGCCGAGCGGTTCGCCGACTTCGCGCTCTGGACGGCGTGGATTTCCCACACCGACCGTCCCGGTTCGGACCACAGTTACACCAACGAGTGGCCCTACCAGCCAGCCGCGGGTAACGACGCCACGGGCGCGTCGATGACGTGGAGCGTCGTCGCGATGGTCCTGCTGGTCGCGGGTGCTGGCGCGGGCGTCTGGCTCTACAAGTCCATCGAGCTGGACGAACCCGAGACCGAGGGCGTCACGGTGCCCCGGCCCGACGATGTGGACCTGTTCCCCGGACAGGCCGCGGCGCTCCGGTTCGCGGTCGTCGGCGCGGGCCTGTTCCTCGCGCAGGTCCTCCTCGGGGGCCTGCTCGCGCACTTCTACATCGAACGCGCTGGCTTCTTCGGACTCGGCGAGATGCTGGGCTTCAGCATCCTCCAGTGGCTCCCGTTCTCCATCGCCAAGACGTGGCACATCGACCTCGGAATCCTGTGGATAGCGACGCTGTGGCTCGGTGCGGGCCTGTTCCTCCCGCCCCTGCTGACGGGCCACGAACCCCGCGGACAGGGTAAGTGGATAAATCGCCTGCTCGGGGTCCTCGTCGTCGTCGTGGTCGGTGCCCTCGTCGGCATCTGGCTCGGCGCGAAGGGGTACTTCGACGGGATGCTCTGGTGGATTCTCGGCAACGAGGGGCTGGAGTACCTCGAAATCGGGCGGCTCTGGCAGGTCGGCATATTGGTCGGCTTCCTGTCGTGGGCCGCGCTCGTGGCGCGCGGACTCAAGCCCCTGCTGGACCGCGAACCCAAGTGGGGCCTCGCGCACATGATTCTGTACGCAGGCGGCTCCATCGCCCTGCTGTTCTGCGCGGGCTTCCTCTACACGCCCCAGACCAACATCGTCGTCACGGAGTTCTGGCGCTGGTGGGTCGTCCACATGTGGGTCGAGGGAGCCTTCGAGTTCTTCATCGTCTCGCTGGTCGGCGTCACGCTGGTCAGCATGAACCTGCTGGAGAAACGCTCCGCGGAGAAGGCCGTGATGGTCCAAGCCCTGCTGGTGATGGGGACGGGCGTCATCGGCGTCTCACACCACTACTGGTGGGTCGGCCAACCCGACTTCTGGGTGCCCATCGGGAGCGCGTTCTCGACGCTCGAACTCATCCCGCTCGTGTTCATCCTCTACGAGGCCATCGGCCAGTACCGCGCGATGTCGAACGGCGGCGCCTCGTTCCCCTACACCCTGCCGTTCATGTTCATCGTCGCGTCGGGCGTCTGGAACTTCGTGGGCGCGGGCGTCCTCGGGTTCTTCATCAACCTCCCGTTCATCAACTACTTCGAACACGGGACCTACCTGACTGTGGCCCACGCCCACGCCGCGATGTTCGGCGCGTTCGGCTTCCTCGCGCTCGGCATGGTGACGTACATGTTCCGCATCGCGGTGCCCGAGGCCAAGTGGGACGGGACCAACCTCCGGCGCGCGTTCTGGGCGTGGAACGTCGGGCTGGCGCTGATGGTCGGCATCAGTCTCCTCCCGGTCGGCTTCCTCCAACTGGAAGTCGCGTTCACCCAGAGCTACGACGCCGCCCGGAGCCTGTCGTTCTACGAGGGCGACCTCGTCCAACTGTTGTTCTGGCTCCGGATGCCCGGTGACACGCTGGTCATCATCGGCACGGCCATCTTCGGCTACGACGTGGTGAAGAAGCTCCTCGCTCGCGGCGACGCGACCCCGAGCGACGAACCCGCCGACGTACCCGTCGGTGGCGGGTCGGTCGTCGAGAGCGACGACTGA
- a CDS encoding cupin domain-containing protein — translation MTETVALADLTERPREVAFPGAEPKTVRLALDAGEEVPAHRHPEREIVVHLVSGRLDVRVDGESNVLEPGELLRFDGRKEVSPTAEEDSVAVLVLAPRSDEG, via the coding sequence ATGACCGAGACAGTCGCACTCGCCGACCTGACCGAACGCCCCCGAGAAGTCGCGTTTCCGGGGGCCGAACCCAAGACGGTGCGGCTCGCGCTCGACGCGGGCGAGGAGGTGCCCGCCCACCGCCACCCCGAGCGCGAAATCGTCGTCCACCTCGTCTCGGGTCGGCTCGACGTGCGGGTAGACGGGGAGTCGAACGTCCTCGAACCGGGCGAACTGTTGCGATTCGACGGCCGAAAGGAGGTGTCGCCGACGGCCGAGGAGGACAGCGTCGCCGTGTTGGTGCTGGCTCCTCGGTCCGACGAGGGGTAG
- a CDS encoding DUF2249 domain-containing protein has protein sequence MPRLDVREIPPPERHPKIHDAFAEMDSGEVLEIVNDHEPKPLFYEMQAEVEAFDADGYEVERPESQKFVAKFPKQ, from the coding sequence ATGCCGAGGTTAGACGTACGCGAGATACCGCCGCCGGAACGACATCCAAAGATACACGACGCGTTCGCCGAGATGGACAGCGGCGAGGTCCTCGAAATCGTCAACGACCACGAACCGAAGCCGCTGTTCTACGAGATGCAGGCCGAAGTCGAGGCGTTCGACGCCGACGGCTACGAAGTCGAGCGCCCGGAGAGTCAGAAATTCGTCGCCAAGTTCCCCAAGCAGTAG